From the genome of Helicobacter pylori, one region includes:
- the hpaA gene encoding flagellar sheath lipoprotein HpaA, which produces MKANGHFKDFAWKKCLLGASVVALLVGCSPHIIETNEVSLKLNYHPASEKVQALDEKILLLKPAFQYSDNIAKEYENKFKNQTALKVEQILQNQGYKVINVDSSDKDDFSFAQKKEGYLAIVMNGEIVLRPDPKRTIQKKSEPGLLFSTGLDKMEGVLIPAGFIKVTILEPMSGESLDSFTMDLSELDIQEKFLKTTHSSHSGGLVSTMVKGTDNSNDAIKSALNKIFANIMQEIDKKLTQKNLESYQKDAKELKNKKNR; this is translated from the coding sequence ATGAAAGCAAATGGTCATTTTAAAGATTTTGCATGGAAAAAATGCCTTTTAGGCGCGAGCGTGGTGGCTTTATTAGTGGGATGCAGCCCGCATATTATTGAAACCAATGAAGTCTCTTTGAAGTTGAATTATCATCCAGCTAGCGAGAAAGTTCAAGCGTTAGATGAAAAGATTCTGCTTTTAAAGCCAGCTTTTCAATATAGCGATAATATCGCTAAAGAGTATGAAAACAAGTTCAAGAATCAAACCGCGCTCAAGGTTGAACAGATTTTGCAAAATCAGGGCTATAAGGTTATTAATGTAGATAGCAGTGATAAAGACGATTTTTCTTTTGCACAAAAAAAAGAAGGGTATTTGGCCATCGTTATGAATGGTGAAATTGTTTTACGCCCCGATCCTAAAAGGACCATACAGAAAAAATCAGAACCTGGGTTATTGTTCTCCACTGGTTTGGATAAAATGGAAGGGGTTTTAATCCCAGCTGGGTTTATCAAGGTTACCATACTAGAGCCTATGAGTGGGGAATCTTTAGATTCTTTTACGATGGATTTGAGCGAGTTGGACATCCAAGAAAAATTTTTAAAAACCACCCATTCAAGCCATAGTGGGGGGTTAGTTAGCACGATGGTTAAGGGAACGGATAATTCTAATGATGCGATTAAGAGTGCTTTGAATAAGATTTTTGCAAATATCATGCAAGAAATAGACAAAAAACTCACTCAAAAGAATTTAGAATCTTATCAAAAAGACGCCAAGGAATTGAAAAACAAAAAAAACCGATAA
- a CDS encoding outer membrane protein, whose amino-acid sequence MNRLLKRGFLAFFLSMCLRADDLVTYTIIKEEDLGYQRFLAKKCLRSKTHPPCFTEPKKPKRKLFNTDKSSHYYGTSVVQMSWLQSREKFENHSKYRDIPFAEVSLIYGYKQFFPKKERYGFRFYISLDYAYGFFLKNKGVLGDSLRESSQIPKSYREKMQRKETFINAIFYGAGADFLYKRAFGTLILGMNLVGETWFYETKIFKKWAKDPLSVYHPYMFQVMLNVGYRYRFSRYKNWAIEFGARIPFLTNDYFKTSLYTLYFKRNISVYLTSTYDF is encoded by the coding sequence TTGAACAGACTGCTTAAAAGGGGGTTTTTAGCGTTCTTTTTGAGCATGTGTTTAAGGGCTGATGATCTAGTTACTTACACCATCATCAAAGAAGAAGATCTAGGATACCAGCGGTTTTTAGCAAAGAAGTGTTTGAGGAGTAAAACCCATCCTCCATGTTTCACTGAGCCTAAAAAGCCCAAGAGAAAACTTTTTAACACAGACAAAAGTTCCCATTATTACGGCACAAGCGTGGTGCAAATGTCATGGCTACAGAGCAGGGAAAAATTTGAAAACCATTCAAAATACCGAGACATTCCTTTTGCTGAAGTCAGTTTGATTTATGGCTATAAGCAATTTTTTCCTAAAAAAGAGCGCTATGGTTTCCGCTTTTATATTTCTTTGGACTATGCCTATGGTTTTTTTCTTAAAAATAAAGGCGTATTGGGCGATAGTTTGAGAGAGAGTTCGCAGATCCCTAAAAGCTATAGAGAAAAAATGCAAAGAAAAGAGACTTTTATTAACGCTATTTTTTATGGCGCTGGGGCTGACTTTTTATACAAACGCGCTTTTGGAACGCTGATTTTAGGGATGAATCTCGTGGGAGAAACCTGGTTTTATGAAACAAAGATTTTTAAAAAGTGGGCTAAAGATCCTTTGAGCGTTTATCACCCTTACATGTTTCAAGTGATGTTAAATGTGGGGTATCGTTACCGCTTTTCAAGGTATAAGAATTGGGCGATAGAATTTGGTGCGCGCATCCCCTTTTTAACCAATGATTATTTTAAAACCTCTTTATACACCCTTTATTTCAAGCGCAATATTTCTGTCTATCTCACTTCAACTTATGATTTTTAG